The Halosimplex litoreum genome has a window encoding:
- a CDS encoding PAS domain S-box protein: MGATVLAVGPNRDSPWVDDLEADGWEVVPTASTRAALLTIGGEDVRCVVVEQGDGTGDGETTVDPLDALAGVREFGYDRPVLLTSEEPDGELAAAATRLGVTEYVPRTTVDEPLSERVRAHLEAGPDTTDDEPEPAGEGAAVSRAALEETAAALDAVNDGLYVIDLEGNFAIVNESLAAMVGRDADALIGEHVSTITTEAAADRAFPAVRRVVRGETAAETVETTIVPDDGEPFPAEDHLTAVEEDGEVVGVAGVLRDVTDKRERTRELERYESIIEAVDDGVYALDDEGCFEVVNDALVELTGYEREELLGEHTSIVKDEQTVQRAENKLRDLIHGNVVETTFDVDLFPKSGEPIDAEDHMVMLSDEEGEFAGTAGVIRDITDRKERERQLRAARERFAELLDTSRALLGAHSVEQVGEIVVDAVAHTLGFDMNVVRLYDAERDRLVPLAASDSDAVAVDDRPDYAVGEGGPGRAFESGEIRHAPSNVAIAPSEMPGDAVETLYVPLGDQGAVSIGVTEPGAFDERARELAEILASNAAVALERVAYEDELVRYRTVLENVQDMVYVADDEGRFSLVTEPLATWLGVARSDLVGRPVAAVLADAGPLDAAVGEVSDGTESRVLEANFERVDGASLPAEIEVSPLPGEETAGTVGVVRDRTELNETRQRLETQRDRFTYLFDNLPDAVVEATHTDGEPVVTAVNDAFTDVFGYDAATITGESLNQFVLPNDEYESGRNLDRQAAEGETVQSEVRRQTADGYRDFLFRGIPYDTGDEEINSFGIYTDITDQKERERRLQVLNRVLRHNLRNDLNVVLGYAEMIAGRVDDETVGEWAETLIDTASDVASLGDRARSLDRTMREGSLRDHEIGVESVVDAVVSEYRGDHADARIETDVDDARVVGDGRIELALTELLENSVEYGGERVRVRVETERRQGRVELRVDDDGPGIPDYERTVVDESTEITQLEHGSGLGLWIVRWVADSCGGRLRFEESDLGGTAVVLSLTPAETEATDG; the protein is encoded by the coding sequence ATGGGAGCGACGGTGCTGGCGGTCGGTCCGAATCGCGACTCGCCCTGGGTCGACGACCTCGAAGCCGACGGGTGGGAGGTAGTCCCGACCGCGTCGACGCGGGCGGCCCTGTTGACCATCGGTGGGGAGGACGTGCGCTGTGTCGTCGTCGAACAGGGCGACGGGACCGGGGACGGCGAGACGACGGTCGACCCGCTCGACGCGCTCGCCGGCGTCCGCGAGTTCGGCTACGACCGCCCGGTCCTGCTGACCTCCGAGGAGCCCGACGGCGAGCTGGCCGCCGCGGCGACGCGGCTCGGCGTCACCGAGTACGTCCCGCGGACGACGGTCGACGAGCCGCTGAGCGAGCGCGTCCGGGCGCATCTGGAAGCGGGGCCCGATACGACCGACGACGAGCCGGAGCCCGCGGGGGAGGGCGCCGCCGTCTCCCGAGCGGCCCTCGAAGAGACGGCGGCGGCGCTCGACGCCGTCAACGACGGGCTGTACGTCATCGATCTGGAGGGGAACTTCGCCATCGTCAACGAGTCGCTGGCGGCGATGGTCGGCCGCGACGCCGATGCGCTGATCGGCGAGCACGTCTCGACTATCACGACGGAGGCAGCCGCCGACCGGGCCTTTCCGGCGGTCCGTCGCGTGGTCCGTGGCGAGACGGCGGCCGAGACCGTCGAGACGACGATCGTCCCCGACGACGGCGAGCCGTTCCCGGCGGAAGACCACCTGACGGCCGTCGAAGAGGACGGCGAGGTGGTCGGCGTCGCGGGCGTGCTCCGGGACGTGACCGACAAGCGCGAGCGGACCCGCGAGCTCGAGCGCTACGAGTCGATCATCGAAGCGGTCGACGACGGCGTCTACGCGCTCGACGACGAGGGCTGTTTCGAGGTGGTCAACGACGCGCTGGTCGAGCTGACCGGCTACGAGCGCGAGGAACTGCTCGGCGAACACACCTCGATCGTCAAGGACGAACAGACGGTCCAGCGCGCGGAGAACAAGCTCCGGGACCTCATCCACGGTAACGTCGTCGAGACGACCTTCGACGTGGACCTGTTTCCGAAGTCGGGGGAGCCGATCGACGCCGAGGACCACATGGTGATGCTGTCCGACGAAGAGGGCGAGTTCGCCGGGACCGCGGGCGTCATCCGCGACATCACCGACCGGAAGGAACGCGAGCGCCAGCTTCGCGCGGCCCGCGAGCGATTCGCCGAGCTACTCGACACCTCGCGAGCGTTGCTAGGCGCCCACAGCGTCGAGCAGGTCGGCGAGATCGTCGTCGACGCCGTCGCGCACACGCTGGGGTTCGACATGAACGTCGTCCGACTGTACGACGCCGAGCGCGACCGGCTCGTCCCGCTCGCGGCCTCCGACAGCGACGCGGTCGCGGTCGACGACCGGCCGGACTACGCGGTCGGCGAGGGTGGCCCCGGGCGCGCCTTCGAGTCGGGCGAGATCCGCCACGCACCATCGAACGTCGCGATCGCGCCGTCTGAGATGCCCGGCGACGCCGTCGAGACGCTGTACGTCCCGCTGGGCGACCAGGGGGCCGTGAGCATCGGTGTGACCGAACCGGGCGCCTTCGACGAGCGCGCACGGGAGCTGGCCGAGATCCTCGCGTCGAACGCGGCGGTCGCGCTCGAACGCGTCGCCTACGAGGACGAACTCGTCCGCTACCGGACCGTCCTCGAGAACGTCCAGGACATGGTGTACGTCGCAGACGACGAGGGGCGCTTCTCGCTGGTGACCGAGCCGCTCGCGACCTGGCTCGGCGTCGCGCGCTCGGACCTGGTCGGCCGACCGGTCGCCGCGGTGCTCGCCGACGCCGGCCCGCTCGACGCGGCCGTCGGCGAGGTGAGCGACGGAACCGAGAGCCGCGTGCTGGAGGCGAACTTCGAACGGGTCGACGGCGCGTCGCTCCCGGCGGAGATAGAGGTGTCGCCGCTCCCCGGCGAGGAGACCGCCGGCACCGTCGGCGTGGTCCGCGACCGGACGGAACTGAACGAGACCCGCCAGCGACTGGAGACCCAGCGCGACCGGTTCACATACCTCTTCGACAACCTCCCGGACGCCGTCGTCGAGGCCACCCACACCGACGGCGAGCCCGTCGTGACCGCGGTCAACGACGCCTTCACCGACGTGTTCGGCTACGACGCGGCGACGATCACCGGCGAGTCGCTCAACCAGTTCGTCCTCCCGAACGACGAGTACGAGAGCGGCCGCAACCTCGACCGACAGGCCGCCGAGGGCGAGACCGTCCAGAGCGAGGTCCGCCGGCAGACCGCCGACGGGTACCGCGACTTCCTCTTCCGGGGGATCCCCTACGACACCGGCGACGAGGAGATCAACAGCTTCGGCATCTACACGGACATCACCGACCAGAAAGAGCGCGAGCGGCGACTACAGGTGCTCAACCGCGTCCTCCGGCACAACCTCCGCAACGACCTCAACGTGGTGCTGGGCTACGCGGAGATGATCGCGGGACGGGTCGACGACGAGACGGTCGGCGAGTGGGCCGAGACGCTCATCGACACCGCTTCGGACGTGGCCTCGCTGGGCGACCGCGCTCGCTCGCTCGACCGCACGATGCGCGAGGGGTCGCTCCGCGACCACGAGATCGGCGTCGAGTCCGTGGTCGACGCCGTCGTCTCGGAGTACCGCGGTGACCACGCCGACGCCCGGATCGAGACCGACGTGGACGACGCGCGGGTCGTCGGCGACGGCCGGATCGAGCTCGCGCTGACGGAACTGCTCGAAAACAGCGTCGAGTACGGCGGCGAACGCGTCCGCGTCCGCGTGGAGACCGAGCGCCGGCAGGGGCGCGTCGAACTCCGCGTCGACGACGACGGTCCCGGCATCCCCGACTACGAGCGGACCGTCGTCGACGAGTCGACGGAGATCACCCAGCTCGAACACGGCAGCGGGCTCGGCCTCTGGATCGTCCGCTGGGTCGCCGACTCCTGTGGCGGCCGCCTGCGCTTCGAGGAGAGCGACCTCGGTGGCACCGCCGTCGTCCTCTCGCTGACGCCAGCCGAGACGGAGGCGACCGACGGCTGA
- the gcvPB gene encoding aminomethyl-transferring glycine dehydrogenase subunit GcvPB, with product MSEDRDATDDHAPEAGTRYDQARWTDDGQYEPLLAEKDSTEVAVGDDAPLPDDLTRDSLELPDLSEPELARHYTRLSGMNYGVDSGPFPLGSCTMKYNPKFTERVAALPAAAVHPDRSATSVQGTLELQAELQGYLGRIGGMDAVTLQPPAGAAGEFTGIRIAAAYHEANGDDRTEVVIPDSAHGTNFATAAMAGFDVVELPSAEDGRVDIGALEAAVGEDTAALMLTNPNTLGLFERDIEEIAEIVHDAGGLLYYDGANLNALLGRARPGDMGFDVMHYNVHKTFATPHGGGGPGAGPVGVTEELAAFLPTPHVRQQADGSGYERYEPERSIGKVHGFSGNWLVLVRAFAYIARLGDAGLADASARAVLNANYLASRIDYEVPYGPFHHEFVASAGEQDAADAAKRMLDYGVHPPTTKWPEIVDEALMTEPTEAEGKGSLDDLAAAFDAVAAEDDATLDAAPERTAARRIDQVSAAREPRLSWHALEE from the coding sequence ATGAGCGAGGACCGCGACGCCACCGACGACCACGCCCCAGAGGCGGGGACGCGCTACGACCAGGCCCGCTGGACCGACGACGGCCAGTACGAACCGCTGCTGGCCGAGAAGGACTCGACCGAGGTCGCGGTCGGCGACGACGCGCCGCTGCCCGACGACCTGACGCGCGACTCGCTGGAGCTGCCGGATCTGTCCGAGCCCGAGCTCGCTCGCCACTACACGAGACTCTCGGGGATGAACTACGGGGTCGACAGCGGGCCGTTCCCGCTGGGGTCGTGTACGATGAAGTACAACCCCAAGTTCACCGAGCGGGTTGCGGCGCTGCCCGCGGCGGCGGTCCACCCCGACCGCTCGGCGACGAGCGTCCAGGGCACGCTGGAGCTACAGGCCGAACTCCAGGGCTACCTCGGCCGGATCGGCGGGATGGACGCGGTGACGCTCCAGCCGCCCGCGGGCGCCGCGGGGGAGTTCACCGGCATCCGGATCGCCGCCGCCTACCACGAAGCCAACGGCGACGACCGGACGGAGGTCGTCATCCCCGATAGCGCCCACGGGACGAACTTCGCGACGGCGGCGATGGCGGGGTTCGACGTGGTCGAACTCCCCAGCGCCGAGGACGGCCGCGTCGACATCGGGGCCCTGGAGGCCGCCGTGGGCGAGGACACCGCGGCGCTGATGCTCACCAACCCCAACACGCTCGGGCTGTTCGAGCGCGACATCGAGGAGATCGCCGAGATCGTCCACGACGCCGGCGGCCTGCTGTACTACGACGGCGCGAACCTCAACGCCCTGCTCGGCCGGGCCCGACCGGGCGACATGGGCTTCGACGTGATGCACTACAACGTCCACAAGACGTTCGCGACGCCCCACGGCGGCGGCGGTCCCGGCGCCGGCCCCGTCGGCGTCACCGAGGAACTCGCCGCGTTCCTCCCGACACCACACGTCCGCCAGCAAGCGGACGGCAGCGGGTACGAGCGCTACGAGCCCGAGCGGTCGATCGGCAAGGTCCACGGCTTCTCGGGCAACTGGCTCGTGCTCGTGCGCGCGTTCGCCTACATCGCACGGTTGGGCGACGCGGGGCTGGCCGACGCCAGCGCGCGCGCCGTCCTGAACGCCAACTATCTCGCGAGTCGGATCGACTACGAAGTTCCCTACGGGCCGTTCCACCACGAGTTCGTCGCGAGCGCGGGCGAGCAGGACGCGGCCGACGCGGCCAAGCGGATGCTCGATTACGGCGTCCACCCGCCGACGACGAAGTGGCCGGAGATCGTCGACGAGGCGCTGATGACCGAGCCGACCGAGGCCGAGGGGAAGGGGTCGCTGGACGACCTGGCCGCCGCGTTCGACGCGGTCGCCGCCGAGGACGACGCGACGCTCGACGCCGCCCCCGAGCGGACGGCGGCCCGACGGATCGACCAGGTGAGCGCCGCCCGCGAACCGCGCCTCTCCTGGCACGCACTGGAGGAGTGA
- the gcvPA gene encoding aminomethyl-transferring glycine dehydrogenase subunit GcvPA, whose translation MTRQRRGSPYAPGDTDDTAAMLDAIGVEGVEDLFDIPDSVRFDGELGVEPRSERDARRLVERTLGRNDELTEFMGRGHYDHYVPALVDDLASRQEFLTSYTQYQPEVAQGFLQALFEYQSMLVELTGLGVANCSMYDAATALGEAATLSQRVRSVSGERILVPDQLREGKREVLAAYADGPDLSVETYPTAEGTVDVDGLADALDDDAAMVYAETPTVCGAIEPDLGAVGELADDHDALFVLGSDPVALALLERPADVGADVVVGEASALGAGTAYGMGTGLFATRAEYLRQVPGRLVGIGSDATDRRAFTLTLQTREQHIRKERATSNICTNQALMALRTAVHVATLGPDGLVGLAEDCVSLARDLATRLDEVSGLQAPVNDRHHFREFQAHTDQPAAAVASDLESEGFAVHVVGEHRIQVCVTDANEPAIDRFVDAMAEVA comes from the coding sequence ATGACACGACAGAGGCGCGGGAGCCCGTACGCGCCAGGCGACACCGACGACACCGCGGCGATGCTCGACGCGATCGGCGTCGAGGGTGTCGAAGACCTGTTCGACATCCCCGATTCGGTCCGCTTCGACGGCGAGCTCGGCGTCGAACCGCGCAGCGAGCGCGACGCGCGGCGGCTGGTCGAACGAACGCTGGGACGCAACGACGAGCTAACGGAGTTCATGGGCCGGGGCCACTACGACCACTACGTCCCGGCGCTGGTCGACGACCTGGCGAGCCGCCAGGAGTTTCTCACCTCCTACACGCAGTACCAGCCCGAGGTCGCCCAGGGCTTCCTTCAAGCGCTCTTCGAGTACCAGTCGATGCTCGTGGAACTGACGGGCCTCGGGGTGGCCAACTGCTCGATGTACGACGCCGCGACGGCGCTGGGCGAGGCCGCGACGCTCTCTCAGCGGGTCCGGTCGGTGTCGGGCGAGCGAATCCTGGTGCCCGACCAGTTACGCGAGGGCAAACGCGAAGTGCTCGCGGCCTACGCCGACGGCCCCGACCTCTCGGTCGAGACCTACCCGACCGCCGAGGGGACCGTCGACGTCGACGGGCTGGCCGACGCGCTCGACGACGACGCCGCGATGGTGTACGCCGAGACCCCGACGGTCTGCGGCGCCATCGAGCCCGACCTCGGTGCGGTGGGCGAGCTCGCAGACGACCACGACGCGCTGTTCGTTCTGGGGTCGGACCCGGTCGCGCTCGCGCTGCTTGAGCGGCCCGCGGACGTGGGTGCCGACGTAGTCGTCGGCGAGGCGAGCGCCCTGGGTGCCGGCACCGCCTACGGCATGGGCACCGGACTCTTCGCCACCCGGGCGGAGTACCTCCGGCAGGTCCCCGGCCGGCTCGTGGGGATCGGTTCGGACGCCACGGACCGGCGAGCGTTCACGCTGACGCTACAGACCCGCGAACAGCACATCAGGAAGGAACGAGCGACGAGCAACATCTGCACGAACCAGGCGCTGATGGCGCTGCGGACCGCGGTCCACGTCGCGACGCTGGGTCCCGACGGCCTGGTGGGTCTCGCCGAGGACTGCGTGAGCCTCGCCCGGGACCTGGCCACCCGACTGGACGAAGTATCGGGCCTGCAGGCGCCGGTGAACGACCGCCACCACTTCCGCGAGTTCCAGGCCCACACCGACCAGCCGGCCGCGGCGGTAGCGAGCGACCTCGAATCGGAGGGGTTCGCCGTCCACGTCGTCGGCGAACACCGGATCCAGGTCTGCGTGACCGATGCGAACGAACCGGCGATCGACCGGTTCGTCGACGCGATGGCGGAGGTGGCCTGA
- a CDS encoding NAD-dependent epimerase/dehydratase family protein gives MVTDGDLATGTHVVLGTGQVGVPVARTLLERGADVRVVNRSGTAPDGIAGDVDAVAGDVSDPEVAREVCEGATVVYFCLNPPYAEWPNQFPPLLEGALDGAADADARFVMADNCYAYGPTEGPLTEDLPAAATGEKGRTRAEMADTVLDAHESGRVRATIGRASDFYGPGVTASIAGERFCPEILDGGTVNYLGDPDQPHTYTYVPDFARALVTLGASERALGEVWHVPNAETLTTREFVALAGEVAGTDPSVRATPAWLARLLGLAVSEVGELRETRYQRAEPFVVSHEKFADAFASEPTPHAEALDRTLSWYRSEY, from the coding sequence ATGGTAACCGACGGGGACCTCGCGACGGGGACCCACGTCGTCCTCGGGACGGGGCAGGTCGGGGTGCCGGTCGCGCGGACGCTCCTCGAACGGGGCGCCGACGTGCGGGTAGTCAACCGGTCGGGAACCGCGCCCGACGGGATCGCCGGGGACGTCGACGCCGTCGCTGGCGACGTGTCCGATCCCGAAGTCGCTCGCGAAGTCTGCGAGGGGGCGACAGTCGTGTATTTCTGTCTCAACCCTCCTTACGCGGAGTGGCCGAACCAGTTCCCGCCGCTGCTAGAGGGAGCACTCGACGGCGCGGCGGACGCAGACGCCCGGTTCGTGATGGCCGACAACTGCTACGCGTACGGACCGACAGAGGGGCCGCTCACCGAGGACCTGCCCGCGGCCGCGACGGGGGAGAAGGGCCGGACGCGGGCCGAGATGGCCGACACAGTACTGGACGCCCACGAGTCGGGGCGGGTCCGGGCGACGATCGGGCGCGCCAGCGACTTCTACGGCCCGGGTGTCACCGCCTCGATCGCCGGTGAACGGTTCTGTCCCGAGATCCTCGACGGCGGGACGGTGAACTACCTCGGGGACCCCGACCAGCCACACACCTACACCTACGTCCCCGACTTCGCGCGAGCGCTCGTGACCCTGGGTGCCAGCGAGCGGGCGCTCGGCGAGGTGTGGCACGTCCCGAACGCCGAGACGCTCACCACGCGGGAGTTCGTCGCGCTGGCCGGCGAGGTCGCGGGGACGGACCCGTCGGTCCGGGCCACGCCCGCGTGGCTGGCGCGCCTGCTCGGGCTGGCCGTCTCGGAGGTCGGGGAACTCCGGGAGACCCGCTACCAGCGCGCCGAGCCCTTCGTCGTCAGCCACGAGAAGTTCGCCGACGCCTTCGCGTCGGAGCCGACGCCTCACGCCGAGGCGCTGGACCGAACGCTCTCGTGGTACCGGAGCGAGTACTGA
- a CDS encoding AGE family epimerase/isomerase, with translation MTRDPADLAEAYLPRLRENLRETVIDFWYPRAVDTEHGGFLTSYDAEGEFAGDDRKMVVTQARMLWFSARLYRAGYGDELLDAAERGFDFLVSEMRDDDHGGYYWQVERDGELVEPNKHMYGQSFVLYGLAEYYRASDDEAAREAAVDLFERFEEHAYDAEHGGYVEYFEPDWTPVTDGGTYLDNIEPDWSPKEDVDAELDPTTKLMNTHLHLMEAFTTFYEATGHDLAGKRLSELLTINTNTVVRKKLGACTDKYAPDWQPLLDDENYRIVSYGHDVENVWLTMDAAAALDHPLGYYRDLYETLWDYSLEYGYDDDDGGLYFYGPFEEPATSRIKAWWVQAEALTSALRMYELTGDDRYAEVFAETYDFVDEYHVDREVGEWHSGVTEDLEPVGRKGAMYKGAYHNGRALIECIEALERLQS, from the coding sequence ATGACACGCGACCCCGCCGACCTCGCCGAGGCGTATCTGCCCCGACTCCGGGAGAACCTCCGCGAGACGGTGATCGACTTCTGGTATCCCCGCGCCGTCGACACCGAACACGGCGGCTTTCTCACCAGCTACGACGCCGAGGGCGAGTTCGCCGGCGACGACCGCAAGATGGTCGTCACCCAGGCCCGGATGCTCTGGTTCTCCGCGCGGCTCTACCGCGCCGGCTACGGCGACGAACTGCTCGACGCCGCCGAGCGTGGGTTCGACTTCCTCGTCTCCGAGATGCGCGACGACGACCACGGCGGCTACTACTGGCAGGTCGAACGCGACGGCGAACTCGTCGAGCCGAACAAGCACATGTACGGCCAGTCGTTCGTCCTCTACGGTCTCGCCGAGTACTATCGCGCCAGCGACGACGAGGCCGCCCGCGAGGCCGCAGTCGACCTGTTCGAGCGCTTCGAAGAGCACGCCTACGACGCCGAACACGGCGGCTACGTCGAGTACTTCGAACCCGACTGGACGCCGGTCACCGACGGGGGCACCTACCTCGACAACATCGAGCCGGACTGGTCACCCAAGGAGGACGTCGACGCCGAACTCGACCCCACGACGAAGCTGATGAACACCCACCTCCACCTGATGGAGGCCTTTACGACCTTCTACGAGGCCACCGGCCACGATCTGGCCGGGAAACGCCTCTCGGAGCTGTTGACGATCAACACCAACACCGTCGTCCGCAAGAAGCTCGGCGCCTGTACCGACAAGTACGCGCCCGACTGGCAGCCGCTGCTGGACGACGAGAACTACCGGATCGTCTCCTACGGCCACGACGTCGAGAACGTCTGGCTGACGATGGACGCCGCCGCCGCGCTGGACCACCCGCTGGGCTACTACCGCGACCTCTACGAGACGCTGTGGGACTACTCGCTCGAATACGGCTACGACGACGACGACGGCGGCTTGTACTTCTACGGTCCCTTCGAGGAGCCCGCCACGAGCCGGATCAAGGCCTGGTGGGTCCAGGCCGAGGCGCTGACCAGCGCCCTGCGGATGTACGAGTTGACCGGCGACGACCGCTACGCCGAAGTGTTCGCCGAGACCTACGACTTCGTCGACGAGTACCACGTCGACCGCGAGGTCGGCGAGTGGCACTCCGGCGTGACCGAGGACCTGGAACCCGTGGGCCGCAAGGGCGCGATGTACAAGGGCGCCTACCACAACGGCCGCGCGCTGATCGAGTGCATCGAGGCGCTGGAGCGACTGCAGTCGTAG
- a CDS encoding C-terminal binding protein, whose protein sequence is MDVVASDDPMIDAELLVERLDGSATVTVAETGTEEAVREAASDADALVTDVSTPVTADVLEACADLRIVARAGVGIDTIDVAAAAEHDVIVTNVPEYCTEEVATHTVALLLASLRSLGRYDRDVKAGGWDWRVGGEIHRLSGLTLGFVSYGPIARRIRQLVEGFGVDPVAYDPYVDAEEMAVDGVEKVDFAELLDRTDLLSVNAPLTDETRDMVDAAAFERLADHAVVANTGRGGVVDEVALADALEAGEISAAGLDVFDEEPPEESPLFERDDAILAPHAAWYSEEARADLHETVAANVRAALAGERPPDQIDPDLDWV, encoded by the coding sequence ATGGACGTTGTCGCGAGTGACGACCCGATGATCGACGCCGAACTGCTGGTCGAGCGACTGGACGGGAGCGCGACCGTCACCGTCGCCGAGACCGGAACCGAGGAGGCGGTTCGCGAGGCCGCGAGCGACGCCGACGCGCTGGTCACCGACGTGTCGACGCCGGTGACCGCCGACGTGCTCGAGGCGTGTGCAGACCTGCGGATCGTCGCGCGGGCAGGGGTCGGTATCGACACGATCGACGTGGCCGCCGCGGCCGAGCACGACGTGATCGTGACGAACGTTCCCGAGTACTGCACCGAGGAGGTGGCGACCCACACCGTAGCGCTGTTGCTCGCCTCGCTCCGCTCGCTGGGGCGCTACGACCGCGACGTGAAGGCCGGCGGCTGGGACTGGCGGGTCGGCGGCGAGATCCACCGCCTCTCGGGCCTCACCCTCGGGTTCGTCTCCTACGGCCCCATCGCCCGGCGGATCCGCCAGTTGGTCGAGGGGTTCGGCGTCGATCCCGTCGCCTACGACCCGTACGTCGACGCCGAGGAGATGGCCGTCGACGGGGTGGAGAAGGTCGACTTCGCGGAGCTGCTCGACCGGACGGACCTCCTCTCGGTGAACGCGCCGCTGACCGACGAGACTCGTGACATGGTCGACGCCGCCGCGTTCGAACGGCTGGCCGACCACGCCGTCGTCGCCAACACCGGCCGCGGCGGCGTCGTCGACGAGGTCGCGCTAGCCGACGCGCTCGAAGCGGGCGAGATTTCTGCCGCGGGACTGGACGTGTTCGACGAGGAGCCGCCCGAGGAGTCGCCGCTGTTCGAGCGCGACGACGCGATTTTGGCACCGCACGCCGCCTGGTACTCCGAAGAGGCCCGCGCGGACCTCCACGAGACGGTCGCGGCGAACGTCCGGGCGGCGCTGGCGGGCGAGCGGCCGCCCGACCAGATCGACCCCGACCTAGACTGGGTCTGA
- a CDS encoding Hsp20/alpha crystallin family protein, which yields MTHHPDHEVELFKDEGAYEVYVDLPGYDRADVDLRWHDGRLHVTAEHRAEAGETRVFNRHVSVPQRVDRDDISATYRDDVLTVRLPVTDDGDRPGTRIEVDG from the coding sequence GTGACACACCACCCGGACCACGAGGTCGAACTGTTCAAAGACGAGGGCGCCTACGAGGTGTACGTCGACCTGCCGGGCTACGACCGCGCCGACGTCGACCTGCGCTGGCACGACGGTCGGCTCCACGTCACGGCTGAACACCGGGCCGAAGCGGGCGAGACCCGCGTGTTCAACCGCCACGTCTCGGTCCCGCAGCGGGTCGACCGCGACGACATCTCGGCGACCTACCGCGACGACGTGCTGACGGTACGGCTTCCGGTCACCGACGACGGCGACAGGCCCGGCACGCGGATCGAGGTCGACGGGTAG
- a CDS encoding TetR/AcrR family transcriptional regulator, which translates to MTGATDSAAADGSTPEAIMGATYRALCEHGYADLTMQDIADESDKSKASLHYHYDTKEELLLAFLDHLYDAFTEDVGETDGDDAVDRLVTFVDELLCPAEQTDESRSESGRDGTSDRETGSDGPNDADGADEFEEFQTALLEIKAQGPYVEAYREQLERVDAFVRGRVREIVADGIDEGTIHSDVDPDDTAAFVATLVDGVNTRRVALGETDGSVRDTFLGYVRENLVAPDADVAVDLVGDTGCEAGGDTADAAGVDGDDGRATAGGDD; encoded by the coding sequence ATGACTGGAGCGACGGACAGCGCCGCGGCCGACGGCTCCACCCCGGAGGCTATCATGGGGGCCACCTACCGGGCGCTGTGCGAACACGGCTACGCGGATCTGACGATGCAGGACATCGCCGACGAATCGGACAAGAGCAAGGCGTCGCTGCACTACCACTACGATACGAAAGAGGAGCTGCTGCTGGCCTTTCTGGACCACCTCTACGACGCGTTCACCGAGGACGTCGGGGAGACCGACGGCGACGACGCCGTCGACCGACTCGTCACGTTCGTCGACGAACTACTCTGCCCGGCCGAGCAGACGGACGAGTCGCGCTCGGAGTCGGGCCGCGACGGGACGAGCGACCGGGAGACGGGTAGCGACGGTCCGAACGACGCCGACGGAGCGGACGAGTTCGAGGAGTTCCAGACGGCGCTGCTGGAGATCAAGGCCCAGGGACCCTACGTCGAGGCCTACCGCGAACAACTGGAGCGGGTCGACGCCTTCGTCCGCGGTCGCGTCCGTGAGATCGTCGCCGACGGGATAGACGAGGGGACGATCCACTCGGACGTGGACCCCGACGACACCGCCGCCTTCGTCGCGACGCTCGTCGACGGTGTGAACACGCGGCGGGTGGCTCTCGGCGAGACCGACGGGAGCGTCCGCGACACCTTCCTCGGGTACGTCCGCGAGAACCTCGTGGCCCCCGACGCCGACGTGGCGGTCGACCTCGTCGGCGATACGGGGTGTGAGGCGGGCGGCGACACCGCCGACGCGGCCGGAGTCGACGGCGACGACGGTCGAGCGACGGCGGGAGGCGACGACTGA